The genomic segment CAACCTAAAAACaaaaaaggagaagaagaaaTGGGAATAGCCCTTTTTTTCTTGAAAGGAGAAACGGGAAGCCGCCTAACTCTTGCAGTCCGAACTCCGAACCAATAAATTGGCATAAAAGTTAGAGCAAAGTAGTGTCCACGTGTATTTAAACTCAAATATATAGGATGTCAAGTCAACCAGGGTATTCGGCTCGGAGTTTGAACTTTTAATCCATGGTTTACGGCATATTTACGAGAAACAGAGGGTCTATACAGCAGAGTGAGTACCTCCCTCCAACAGCTTCAACCCACTCTCGCCTATGATCCCCAATTTGGAATGTTTGCTGTGGCCTCATTGACCATTTTCACCAATGTCACCTGCAATGTTTAATTGTATGACAAAAAAGGTCAATCAAGAGAAAGATGCACCGCATTTAGAAGTAAAAGTATCTATAAGTTCAACTTTAGAATATTAAATTGGGGATTAAGGTTTAATCTcgtaatataaaattaaaaaataaaataaaattcttgCAGGAGTGTTTGTACAACTAAACCAACCATAGTTGTAAGTCTATGTATGTAAACAATAGGAATGATTACGATTGTCCTTACTACAGCTCTTTACTCCCAAGGGTCAATCATTCCCAGGTCTATTTCCTTACCCAGTCAATGACTGAGAGTTGCCTAAGTTAGGCTAGGGAGAGCCCCCTAAGCTAAGCACTCCTCCCTCTATAGCTACTAATTTTTCTTTCCATATATAGTCAACCAGACATAGCTTCTTTTGCTTGCGTATCAATGAGATCCATTCCACAAGATTAGGTAAAGGAGAGCCATAAAACTAGGTTACTTCCCCCACCGGGTGATGTGGCCAAAGATTTGTAAAAGAAAACCATCTCAAGAAATCTTAATTAGAAATGGTCAACAGCTCGTATTCTCTCCATTCCTACTATAACTGCTAGCATGTTTCAGCGACCCAGTTGGAGAGCCAAAATATATTGTATAATCAGCAAGCAACCAAAAGTTGACCAACTGACACCTCACCATTCTCCAGTGAACATTTTTTATTGACATCTAATCTTGTAGAGGggatattaaaaagaaaaataaggtGTCAACCTTGACTAGTTCTCTGGAtcaataatttgaattttgatctAGTCCACATTGATGGTGAGTGAATATATCATTTAAAATTAGATTTGATCAATCCCCCAAAAACTCAccgagaaaacaaaaaaaaagaaaaagaaaagaattatGTCAATTTTTTTCCATGAAATTCAGGAAGGGGGGATCAGTTGACAATAATGAAAATGACTCGAGTATAATGATTTTTAATGTCTTTCACTCTCTCTGAACTTATGAGTTTTGATCATGGCCTACCCATATGCATCCTCATTTCCTAACTTTTAATTTCAACAAAAATGTCAAATGATCAACAGGCTCCTATATTAATTTCTTATACAGGTAATCTGGCAAAAGGTTGCTTGTACCTAAAAATGTTGGAGAGTTGGAGACTAGAAATTAAGATACATACCACTTCCAAAGTtagggaaaaaaaacaaaaataatgataCTAGATATAAGAGAAGTTGAATATCCCATTGTTAAATTTATATTGTTGGATTTAACCAGACAAGCAGCAAAATGATAGTATTAGAGAGTGAAGTGAAACATACCACACTTTCTGGAACACCAGGTGGAGGTAGAGGTAGGTTTCTTGGGGGAGCAACTTTATCAAAAGACCTTTTGTCAAATCTCCACTCTCCAATCTTTCCATATGTTAATTCGCCCTGAATATAAGAGTATGAAGTAGTCACTATTAATAACCAAGACTAAAACAAAACATCAAAACTGTTTACTTCTTGCTAAAGTGAAGGCAGACAGCAAAATGAGATGCCCAGAAAAGTCGTATCTTGGACTTTAAGAAATAGATCAGTAACAAATGATAAATTACCTTCATATTATAGTCACATCCATAAGTGTAATGAATTATGAACTTTTTGCCGATTTCGGTATCCCATGGAGGCTGTTATGCATCAGAAAACAGCAAGAAACATTTGTTAAACACAATAGAAATTTTTTATTATCAAACATTAAAATTTCTTGGCAACATGCGCTCTTGCTAGTAGACTAAACAAATAACAAAGTTCTATCTAGTTTCAATGGAACGAAACGGAGTAAGTAGTTCATTGAGTTAGAATCATGAAAATGTTATCAAACCTGAATCATGAAATCCTTGTATAAGATGTTGCCAATGCCGTGGAGAGCAGACGAAACAGCATAAGCATACCTATTTGCCACCATACAAAATTAACTAAATAGTAATTGACAAAGTGCAAGGTCACTAGAAAACAGAGTTTATAAAAGAGAACATACATTTCAAGAACCCAACCAAAAGCTTTGTCTGTTTCAGGATCCTTCTTCATTGCCAAAGAAACATTCATCCAAGTGGGAGCAATCTTCTTAAGAGCTTCCTAATAATGTTTGATTAAAAATTAGCACACTATAAAAGAAGACACTAAGAAAGCATAAGGGAACAAAATTTACTCAGATGCATAATCATATACCTTCCCAACAATGACAGGAGAATTTCCAATCGGGTCGATTTTAGTTATTGGTCCATTCTCTTCAGGGAAGTACTTTCTGAGGACCGACTCAAACTTTTTCGGTTCAATATAAAAGAAGGGAAATGCAGCTCCGAACCCATCTCTAGATAAGTTTGGTATGGGCTTAACGATGACATGATCTGGCTCGGACATCAGTATGTAACTATATACACATCAGAATAGAATAAACAAAGTCAACCCTACCAAAAAGCAAAAGAGATAATCAACTCATCAAAATTTTGAATCAGGAATCGTATCATTTCATACTCTTCTTTAATGTC from the Humulus lupulus chromosome X, drHumLupu1.1, whole genome shotgun sequence genome contains:
- the LOC133803125 gene encoding hydroxyproline O-arabinosyltransferase 1; the encoded protein is MGCGNLFFSTLITFSVALITYNIIISANAPLRQDFPGPSRSSSISMDPVIKMPVEKSKGKSGSKRLFHTAVTASDSVYNTWQCRVMYYWFKKFKDGPNSEMGGFTRILHSGKPDQYMDEIPTFVAQPLPAGMDQGYIVLNRPWAFVQWLQKADIKEDYILMSEPDHVIVKPIPNLSRDGFGAAFPFFYIEPKKFESVLRKYFPEENGPITKIDPIGNSPVIVGKEALKKIAPTWMNVSLAMKKDPETDKAFGWVLEMYAYAVSSALHGIGNILYKDFMIQPPWDTEIGKKFIIHYTYGCDYNMKGELTYGKIGEWRFDKRSFDKVAPPRNLPLPPPGVPESVVTLVKMVNEATANIPNWGS